In Acidobacteriota bacterium, a single genomic region encodes these proteins:
- the radC gene encoding DNA repair protein RadC: MGRHRRTRAVGPAASANGCVVRSDQCGTRIVCACRVSVRQLALHDRPREKLRRLGPAGLGDNELLAAVLGHGSQNESALDIANRVLCHAGGVHGLTRALEGHLQGVAGVGPAMSARIMAAIELGRRTLALPDARTRLGGPRDVARYLLPRYGARSVEQFGVVQLDARQRVLLTALLSVGTLDETLAHPREVFRMATAGGAAAIVVFHNHPSGDPTPSEDDVALTARLVEAGAIMGIDVLDHMVLADACYYSFKEHGRL, encoded by the coding sequence ATGGGCCGACATCGTCGCACGCGGGCGGTGGGTCCCGCCGCTTCCGCCAACGGGTGTGTAGTACGATCGGACCAATGCGGCACGCGGATTGTATGTGCTTGCCGCGTGAGCGTAAGACAGCTGGCTCTGCACGATCGGCCGCGCGAGAAGCTGAGGCGTCTGGGCCCGGCCGGGCTCGGCGACAACGAGTTGCTAGCCGCGGTTCTCGGTCACGGATCCCAGAACGAGAGCGCGCTCGACATCGCGAACCGGGTCCTCTGCCACGCCGGGGGGGTACACGGGTTGACACGCGCGCTCGAGGGGCACCTGCAGGGGGTTGCCGGCGTCGGACCGGCGATGTCCGCCCGGATCATGGCCGCGATCGAGTTGGGCCGCCGCACCCTCGCGTTGCCCGACGCCCGGACGAGGCTGGGCGGGCCCCGCGACGTGGCGCGCTACCTGCTGCCGCGGTACGGCGCGCGGTCGGTGGAGCAGTTCGGGGTAGTGCAGCTCGACGCCCGGCAGCGCGTGCTGTTGACGGCGTTGCTGTCGGTCGGGACACTGGACGAGACGCTGGCGCATCCGCGCGAGGTGTTCCGGATGGCGACGGCCGGCGGGGCGGCGGCTATCGTGGTGTTTCACAACCATCCGTCGGGGGATCCCACGCCCAGCGAGGACGACGTGGCCCTGACGGCGCGTCTGGTGGAGGCCGGGGCCATCATGGGCATCGACGTGCTGGATCACATGGTGCTGGCCGATGCCTGCTACTACAGCTTCAAGGAGCACGGCCGCCTGTAG
- the larC gene encoding nickel pincer cofactor biosynthesis protein LarC, with product MSRILYLDCFSGASGDMIAGALLDAGVPFDVLQKVVDSLGLDGVGVSSARVDRSGIGAAKFRVTVDGEAADAGAEAHGHDHGHDHAHGHAHGHGHDHAHDRDHAHGHDHAHGHGRQHAHGHGGHHHRGLAEITGIVNRSSLSPAGRERAARLFRRLAEVEAGIHQVPVETVHLHEVGAVDSIVDVVAAVEALEWLAPDRVVASPLNVGSGTVTCAHGELPVPAPATAELLLGVPTYAQGPPAELVTPTGALIVTEYADAYGPAPPMRVERIGYGAGDRNPAGRPNVLRALVGEGTGTGAFERVVVLECQIDDMNPQLYGVLMDRLAAAGALDVFYAPIQMKKNRPGTLVTVVAPPGRREALSDVLFRESTTIGLRVTETDRERLDREAVAVETPIGSVRIKVARRDGAIRNASPEFEDCARLAAERRLSIKEVQAIAVKAWLDGNTETAL from the coding sequence ATGTCCAGAATCCTCTACCTAGACTGCTTCTCCGGAGCGTCCGGCGACATGATCGCCGGCGCGCTCCTCGACGCGGGTGTGCCGTTCGACGTGCTGCAGAAGGTTGTCGACTCGCTCGGTCTGGACGGCGTCGGCGTCAGCAGCGCGCGCGTCGACCGGAGCGGAATCGGAGCGGCCAAGTTCCGTGTGACGGTCGACGGCGAGGCGGCCGACGCCGGCGCGGAGGCTCACGGGCACGACCACGGCCACGACCATGCGCACGGCCACGCCCACGGGCACGGCCACGACCACGCGCACGACCGCGACCATGCGCACGGCCACGACCATGCGCACGGCCACGGCCGGCAGCACGCGCACGGGCATGGGGGCCATCACCACCGGGGTCTGGCGGAGATTACCGGCATCGTCAACCGGTCGTCGCTGTCGCCGGCGGGCAGGGAGCGCGCGGCGCGGCTCTTCCGCCGCCTGGCCGAGGTGGAGGCGGGCATCCACCAGGTGCCGGTCGAGACGGTGCACCTGCACGAGGTGGGAGCGGTCGATTCCATCGTGGACGTGGTGGCCGCGGTCGAGGCCCTGGAATGGCTCGCTCCCGACCGCGTCGTCGCGTCGCCCCTCAATGTCGGCTCGGGCACGGTGACGTGCGCGCACGGCGAGCTGCCGGTCCCGGCGCCGGCGACGGCCGAGCTCCTGCTGGGGGTCCCGACCTATGCGCAGGGGCCGCCGGCCGAGCTGGTCACGCCGACCGGCGCGCTCATCGTGACGGAGTACGCCGACGCCTACGGTCCGGCGCCGCCGATGCGCGTCGAGCGGATCGGCTACGGCGCGGGCGACCGGAATCCGGCGGGTCGCCCCAACGTGCTGCGCGCGCTCGTGGGGGAGGGAACCGGGACCGGCGCGTTCGAGCGCGTCGTCGTCCTCGAGTGCCAGATCGACGACATGAATCCCCAGCTCTATGGCGTGCTGATGGATCGGCTGGCCGCCGCCGGCGCGCTCGATGTCTTCTACGCGCCGATCCAGATGAAGAAGAACCGGCCGGGTACGCTCGTCACCGTGGTGGCGCCGCCGGGACGGCGCGAGGCGCTGTCGGACGTCCTGTTCCGCGAGTCCACCACCATCGGCCTGCGGGTGACCGAGACGGACCGCGAGCGGCTCGACCGGGAGGCGGTCGCCGTCGAGACGCCGATCGGTTCCGTTCGCATCAAGGTGGCGCGGCGCGACGGCGCCATCCGCAACGCGTCGCCGGAGTTCGAGGACTGCGCGCGGCTGGCCGCCGAGCGCCGGCTCTCGATCAAGGAAGTGCAGGCCATCGCCGTCAAGGCCTGG